A stretch of Mucilaginibacter terrae DNA encodes these proteins:
- a CDS encoding glycosyltransferase family protein: MKILLGIQGTGNGHISRAREIVPLLQQHGELDLIVSGTEAEVSLSQPLKHQFHGFSFVFGKKGGVDKWETYKRMNLWRLYRDIHNLPLKQYDLIINDFEPVSAWACRVQGIPSVSLSHQCSFVSAKTPRPARWNYAEWLFKYYSPTTHHIGFHFDRYDSFIHTPVIRSEIRQLEPTNKGHYTVYLPAYDDKTLVKILSQVSEVEWHIFSKRQKTPYQTGNIHICPVDNVKFNQSMASCEGLLTGGGFEGPAEALFLQKKVMMVPMSGQYEQRCNALAASKLGVPVLTSINTHAIPHIKNWIQSRNNIRVNFPDETAQIVEDMVKKYTRPQAVLA; encoded by the coding sequence ATGAAAATACTTTTAGGCATACAAGGTACTGGTAACGGCCACATTAGCCGGGCACGCGAGATTGTTCCGCTGCTGCAGCAGCATGGCGAGTTGGATTTGATTGTAAGCGGTACCGAGGCCGAAGTTTCTTTATCACAACCTTTAAAACACCAGTTTCATGGCTTTAGCTTTGTATTTGGTAAAAAGGGAGGGGTAGATAAATGGGAAACCTACAAACGCATGAACCTGTGGAGGCTGTACCGCGATATTCATAACCTGCCCCTCAAACAATACGATCTCATTATTAACGATTTTGAACCTGTAAGTGCCTGGGCCTGCCGGGTGCAAGGTATACCGTCGGTTTCGTTAAGTCACCAATGCTCATTTGTATCGGCCAAAACACCGCGTCCCGCCCGTTGGAATTATGCCGAGTGGTTGTTTAAATACTATTCGCCTACAACGCACCACATTGGTTTTCATTTTGATAGGTACGATTCGTTCATCCATACCCCGGTTATTCGTAGCGAGATACGCCAGTTGGAGCCAACTAACAAGGGGCATTATACCGTGTATCTGCCTGCTTATGATGATAAAACGCTGGTAAAAATACTAAGCCAGGTAAGCGAGGTGGAGTGGCACATCTTCTCTAAACGTCAAAAAACACCCTACCAAACTGGCAACATCCATATTTGCCCGGTTGATAACGTAAAATTTAACCAAAGCATGGCCAGTTGCGAAGGCTTGCTTACCGGCGGTGGCTTTGAAGGCCCTGCCGAAGCCCTGTTCCTTCAAAAAAAGGTAATGATGGTGCCTATGAGCGGGCAATATGAACAACGCTGTAATGCCCTGGCGGCCTCAAAACTGGGCGTACCGGTACTTACCAGCATTAACACGCATGCCATCCCACACATTAAAAACTGGATACAAAGCAGAAACAACATCCGTGTAAATTTCCCCGATGAAACTGCGCAGATAGTGGAAGACATGGTAAAGAAATATACGCGCCCGCAGGCTGTTTTAGCTTAA
- a CDS encoding glycosyltransferase: MLKVVHINTYDGNGGAGRACLRLNRALLAEGIHSKVVVHYKFGKNPSILTFNANAIQKAYTAATIIFERILAKRVLNPGKRTPFSFTWFGRSVIHHPDVKTADVIHLHWINHSFLNPSHLAELAKLNKPIVWTFHDSNAFTGGCHVRYTCDHFLRECGHCPLLKNSGANDISHKIWVQKNNAYKQLNINVVAPSSWMLDSVLKSSLMHDKPAVQIPNTLETDIFRPIDKAEAKRKLGLPEDKFIFLTGFMPSRKDLHKGASYLLESLELLKTRLGAQAENVELVVFGNRDAKNVPEFPFKTNFLGTINDDEKLATCYAAADAFLIPSLEDNLPYTVMESLACGTPVVAFTTGGIPNMVEHGYNGYLAEYRSSESFADGMDWAVNHPNRSILQKQARQAVMEKFSEKVIAQKHLQLYNRLLDKTVGGGPNV, from the coding sequence ATGTTAAAAGTGGTGCATATAAACACGTACGATGGTAATGGCGGAGCGGGCCGGGCCTGTTTGAGGCTAAACCGTGCCTTGCTGGCCGAAGGGATACATTCGAAAGTGGTGGTGCATTATAAGTTTGGTAAAAATCCATCGATATTAACTTTTAACGCAAACGCTATACAAAAGGCATATACGGCAGCAACTATCATTTTTGAACGCATATTAGCCAAGCGAGTGCTTAACCCCGGCAAGCGCACGCCGTTTTCGTTCACCTGGTTCGGGCGGTCGGTTATCCATCACCCCGATGTTAAGACGGCCGATGTGATACACCTGCACTGGATAAACCACAGCTTTTTAAACCCTTCCCACTTGGCCGAACTGGCTAAACTCAATAAGCCCATTGTATGGACTTTTCACGACAGCAATGCCTTTACCGGCGGCTGCCACGTGCGCTACACCTGCGACCATTTTTTGCGCGAATGCGGCCATTGCCCCTTGCTGAAAAATTCGGGTGCCAATGATATTTCGCACAAAATATGGGTGCAAAAAAACAACGCATATAAGCAGCTTAACATTAATGTAGTTGCGCCAAGTTCGTGGATGCTCGATTCGGTATTGAAAAGCAGTTTAATGCACGATAAACCCGCCGTGCAAATACCCAATACGCTCGAAACGGATATTTTCAGGCCGATAGATAAAGCCGAAGCCAAACGCAAGTTAGGTTTGCCCGAAGATAAATTTATCTTTTTGACCGGTTTTATGCCCTCGCGTAAGGATTTGCATAAAGGTGCAAGCTATCTTTTGGAAAGCCTCGAACTGCTGAAAACCCGTTTAGGCGCACAGGCCGAAAATGTTGAACTTGTTGTATTTGGCAATCGCGATGCTAAGAACGTGCCTGAGTTTCCGTTTAAGACCAACTTTTTGGGCACTATAAACGACGATGAAAAGCTGGCTACTTGCTACGCTGCAGCCGATGCTTTCCTGATACCATCATTGGAAGATAACTTGCCTTATACCGTGATGGAAAGCCTGGCGTGCGGCACACCGGTTGTGGCCTTTACTACGGGCGGCATACCCAACATGGTTGAGCATGGTTATAACGGTTATTTGGCCGAATACCGCTCATCCGAAAGTTTTGCCGATGGTATGGATTGGGCCGTTAATCACCCCAACCGCAGCATCCTGCAAAAACAGGCCAGGCAAGCCGTAATGGAGAAGTTTTCGGAAAAGGTAATTGCCCAAAAGCATCTGCAATTATATAATCGTCTGCTGGATAAAACGGTGGGGGGAGGGCCAAATGTTTAA
- a CDS encoding DUF3108 domain-containing protein, with protein MSSFDEREQLQPARRKVLCVYKALLVFFCATTMASGAFAQLPKLPEPAFKAGEELSYKLKYGWFTGAEAHLKIAETNEKFEGGKPAWHIIADGKTAGTFDVFYKVRNRYETFIDHNTLMPYLYTEDRREAKYKHQDRVVFDHQTDKITANSGTYPFSGQVFDFPSAYYFARCLDVSKLKIGETFQLRYFLDDSIQAMTITYLGKETVECSMGKFSCLKFNPTIIPGRIFRKNSKLYLWVTDDGNRIPVKAHVELVVGSVTMDLTGAKGLKYPLNPIKK; from the coding sequence GTGTCTTCTTTTGACGAGCGAGAGCAACTGCAGCCGGCGAGACGCAAAGTGTTGTGTGTGTACAAAGCCTTGCTGGTGTTTTTTTGTGCCACCACAATGGCATCAGGTGCGTTTGCGCAGTTACCCAAACTGCCTGAGCCCGCTTTTAAAGCAGGAGAGGAGCTTAGTTATAAATTAAAATACGGCTGGTTTACCGGTGCCGAAGCGCATTTAAAGATAGCCGAAACCAATGAAAAGTTTGAAGGCGGTAAACCTGCCTGGCATATCATAGCCGATGGCAAAACTGCCGGCACATTTGATGTTTTTTACAAAGTACGTAACCGATACGAGACTTTTATTGACCATAACACGTTAATGCCCTACCTGTATACCGAAGATAGGCGTGAGGCCAAATACAAGCACCAGGACAGGGTGGTGTTCGATCATCAAACTGATAAAATTACGGCTAACAGCGGCACCTATCCCTTTTCGGGGCAGGTGTTCGATTTTCCTTCGGCCTATTATTTTGCCCGTTGTTTGGATGTATCCAAACTCAAAATCGGCGAAACCTTTCAATTGCGGTATTTTTTGGATGATTCCATACAGGCCATGACCATTACCTATTTAGGTAAAGAAACGGTGGAATGTTCGATGGGAAAATTCAGTTGCTTAAAGTTTAATCCTACTATTATTCCGGGGCGTATATTCCGTAAGAACAGTAAGTTGTATCTTTGGGTTACCGATGATGGTAACCGTATACCCGTAAAGGCGCACGTAGAGCTGGTAGTGGGTAGTGTAACTATGGACCTCACCGGTGCCAAAGGGCTTAAATATCCTTTAAACCCCATAAAGAAGTAA
- a CDS encoding class I SAM-dependent methyltransferase → MSNELTDRKFWANYWESKTGLAFQVPANYTFHQLFKKLLADKPIKSAIELGGFPGYYAIFLKKYFGLETSLFDFYVHEPILKEVLAANQLTQQDVKVIEGDLYKFEPQEQYDLVLSCGLIEHFNDTKDIIARHLMFLKPGGTLFITLPNFTGVNGWVQRTYDMDNYNKHNIDSMNPALLAEYCKQLGLKNVEAYYYGHFSIWLENMKQQSRFTKGFLKALWFAGKVFTKVVPVESKGLSPYIVVKAVR, encoded by the coding sequence ATGAGCAACGAACTCACCGACCGCAAATTCTGGGCTAACTACTGGGAATCAAAAACAGGACTGGCTTTCCAGGTGCCTGCCAACTACACTTTTCATCAGCTATTTAAAAAATTGCTTGCCGATAAACCAATCAAATCGGCCATCGAATTGGGCGGCTTCCCCGGCTACTATGCCATTTTTTTAAAGAAATACTTCGGGTTGGAAACTTCGCTGTTTGATTTTTATGTGCATGAGCCTATCCTGAAAGAGGTGTTGGCTGCTAACCAGCTTACACAACAAGATGTAAAAGTTATTGAGGGCGACCTGTATAAATTTGAGCCACAAGAGCAATACGACCTCGTACTATCATGCGGATTGATTGAACACTTTAACGACACTAAAGATATTATAGCCCGTCACCTCATGTTTTTAAAACCGGGCGGAACGCTGTTTATTACCCTCCCCAATTTTACCGGGGTAAACGGCTGGGTGCAGCGCACTTATGATATGGACAACTATAACAAGCATAACATTGATAGCATGAATCCTGCCCTTCTGGCCGAATACTGCAAGCAGCTGGGTTTAAAAAATGTAGAAGCTTATTACTATGGCCACTTCTCTATTTGGCTTGAAAACATGAAGCAGCAAAGCAGGTTTACTAAAGGCTTTTTGAAAGCCTTGTGGTTTGCCGGAAAGGTGTTTACTAAGGTTGTGCCGGTAGAAAGTAAGGGGTTGTCGCCTTATATTGTGGTGAAGGCGGTTAGATAA
- the purQ gene encoding phosphoribosylformylglycinamidine synthase subunit PurQ — protein MKFGVVIFPGSNCDEDIIYVLEKVMGQQVVRLWHKEHDLQGVDMVILPGGFSFGDYLRSGAIARFSPIMQEVIQFAAKGGYVMGICNGFQILAEAGLVPGALLHNKQRKFICRNTFLVSQTKNSLITSQIDEQKALKIPIAHGEGNYFANADTLQSLKDNDQILFRYSDEAGNITDEANPNGSLENIAGVCNLNRNVFGMMPHPERAADTLLANEDGLGIFESILSLVKA, from the coding sequence ATGAAATTTGGTGTAGTTATATTCCCCGGTTCAAATTGCGACGAAGATATCATCTACGTTTTGGAAAAAGTTATGGGTCAGCAGGTGGTTCGCCTGTGGCATAAAGAGCATGATTTGCAAGGCGTTGATATGGTAATACTTCCGGGCGGTTTCTCTTTTGGCGATTATTTACGTTCTGGCGCTATTGCCCGTTTTTCGCCTATTATGCAGGAAGTTATTCAGTTTGCTGCAAAAGGTGGTTACGTAATGGGCATTTGTAACGGTTTCCAGATACTGGCCGAAGCCGGTTTGGTACCGGGTGCATTACTGCACAACAAGCAGCGTAAATTTATTTGCCGCAATACCTTCCTGGTATCGCAAACCAAAAACTCGCTTATTACTTCGCAAATTGACGAGCAAAAGGCGCTTAAAATTCCTATTGCCCATGGAGAGGGTAACTACTTTGCCAATGCCGATACCCTGCAATCGTTAAAAGACAACGACCAGATCTTGTTCCGTTACAGTGACGAGGCCGGTAACATTACCGACGAAGCTAACCCTAACGGTTCATTAGAGAACATTGCCGGTGTTTGTAATCTTAACCGCAACGTATTTGGTATGATGCCTCACCCTGAGCGTGCTGCCGATACCCTGTTGGCTAATGAAGACGGCCTTGGAATTTTCGAATCGATACTGAGCCTGGTTAAAGCCTAA
- a CDS encoding DUF4834 family protein, which translates to MILIRFLIISICVFYIIRSLARIFLPMLFQSMVNKAQQQYSQQQNPFQQQRQNRPEGKIKIDHAPQVKSQIPDNEGDFVDFEEVK; encoded by the coding sequence ATGATATTAATTCGTTTCTTAATTATATCGATTTGTGTTTTCTACATCATTCGCAGTTTGGCGCGTATATTTTTGCCCATGCTGTTTCAAAGCATGGTGAACAAAGCTCAACAACAATATAGTCAGCAGCAAAATCCTTTTCAGCAGCAACGCCAAAACCGTCCTGAAGGAAAGATCAAAATAGACCACGCCCCCCAGGTAAAATCGCAAATACCCGATAACGAGGGCGACTTTGTTGATTTTGAGGAAGTAAAATAA
- a CDS encoding DUF6427 family protein yields the protein MIDIFRRFNPLNILWLAVLLLITRGGYLLFSSSLPADIPVQVAEPFFRALLPLAIVKTLPAAVSIWGAALVVLAQAVLVNYLVNAYNLLGRPSFLPALLYVTLSGLFTPFLVLSAPLLCNFVIIWMLFKLFELYKTDDSKSLAYDLGMLAAVGSLIYFPFTYFLAVVWIGLIIFRPFDWREWVATLIGYITIFFFIGVVYYLTDKLPYLYKIWLPLGAKFAGPQVLDKYDFLLLIPVMAILVLGTLKLQENFFKSYVLIRKAFQLFFFMVPVASVSYYVRPMFGLSHFLLCVVPAAIFFAYYFLYASKRWMYETLFFLLIASIIYFQFNTF from the coding sequence ATGATCGATATTTTCAGGCGGTTTAATCCCCTCAACATTTTATGGCTGGCTGTTCTGCTACTAATTACGCGGGGTGGTTATCTGTTGTTCTCGTCGTCGTTACCTGCCGATATTCCTGTTCAGGTGGCCGAGCCTTTCTTTCGTGCCTTATTGCCCTTAGCTATTGTAAAAACGCTTCCGGCGGCAGTTAGCATTTGGGGAGCGGCCCTGGTGGTGCTGGCACAGGCTGTACTGGTTAACTACCTCGTAAACGCTTATAATTTATTGGGGAGGCCAAGTTTTTTACCGGCTTTATTATACGTAACGCTGTCGGGTTTATTTACGCCGTTCTTGGTGTTGAGTGCCCCACTGTTATGCAACTTTGTAATTATCTGGATGCTGTTCAAGCTATTTGAACTTTACAAAACCGACGATTCAAAATCGCTGGCCTATGATCTGGGTATGCTGGCCGCCGTAGGCTCGCTTATTTATTTCCCGTTTACCTACTTTTTGGCAGTGGTTTGGATAGGGCTCATCATTTTTCGCCCGTTTGACTGGCGCGAGTGGGTGGCTACATTAATCGGGTATATCACCATCTTCTTTTTTATAGGCGTGGTGTATTATTTAACCGATAAGCTGCCTTACCTGTATAAAATATGGTTGCCGCTGGGCGCTAAGTTTGCCGGGCCGCAGGTGTTAGACAAGTACGACTTTTTGCTGCTCATTCCAGTGATGGCCATATTGGTGTTAGGTACACTCAAACTACAAGAAAACTTCTTTAAAAGTTATGTGCTTATACGCAAGGCATTTCAGCTTTTTTTCTTTATGGTGCCGGTGGCTTCGGTATCTTATTACGTGCGGCCCATGTTTGGTTTGAGCCATTTTTTACTTTGCGTGGTACCCGCTGCCATATTTTTTGCCTATTATTTTTTATATGCAAGTAAGCGCTGGATGTACGAAACGCTGTTTTTCTTGCTGATTGCCAGTATTATTTACTTCCAGTTTAACACTTTTTAA
- a CDS encoding type III pantothenate kinase, which yields MAQLVIDIGNSFTKMAVFDEADLLGVGSYNKIIEQDIQDLFQAYHITKAIISTVKKEPQPWVELVEKHVKVSYFNSSMAYGITNHYATPQTLGLDRLAAVTGALYLYPGLDNLVIDAGTCITYDGVDAAGNYYGGSISPGLQMRFKALQYYTSALPLVNADAGFSNYYGNDTVTAMRSGVQNGILYEVEGFIQNYNKQAQSLNIILTGGDSEFLHTMLKNSIFAGYIKTEPQLVLEGLNAAIQEHND from the coding sequence ATGGCCCAACTGGTAATTGATATTGGTAACAGCTTTACCAAAATGGCCGTTTTTGACGAAGCGGATTTATTAGGTGTGGGTAGTTACAACAAGATAATTGAGCAGGATATACAAGATCTGTTTCAGGCTTACCATATTACCAAAGCCATTATTAGCACCGTTAAAAAAGAGCCGCAACCCTGGGTTGAACTGGTAGAAAAGCATGTTAAAGTAAGCTACTTCAACAGCAGTATGGCTTATGGCATAACTAACCATTATGCCACGCCGCAAACTTTGGGGTTGGATAGGCTTGCTGCTGTAACAGGTGCCCTGTACCTTTATCCCGGGCTGGATAACCTGGTAATTGATGCCGGTACTTGCATAACATACGATGGTGTTGATGCTGCCGGAAATTACTACGGCGGGAGCATATCGCCGGGTTTGCAAATGCGTTTCAAAGCATTGCAGTACTATACATCGGCGCTGCCATTGGTTAATGCCGATGCCGGTTTTAGTAATTATTATGGCAATGATACTGTTACTGCCATGCGCTCGGGCGTACAAAACGGCATTTTATATGAAGTAGAAGGATTTATTCAAAACTATAACAAACAGGCGCAAAGCCTTAATATCATACTCACCGGCGGCGATAGTGAATTTTTGCATACTATGCTAAAAAACAGCATCTTTGCCGGCTATATAAAAACTGAACCTCAACTGGTTCTCGAAGGATTGAACGCAGCTATACAAGAGCATAATGATTAA
- a CDS encoding DUF2480 family protein, whose product MEIQENFVNKVAQSGLVTLDPADFYPTGERVIYDIKNNLFMELILKEKDFREFVKGHDWSQYSGKNVGITCTADAIVPAWAYMLLANRMAPYAKEIVFGDADVLETVLFEKEMAKADFEQYRDQRIVLKGCGDIPVPTSAYVELTKRLTPVAKSLMFGEPCSTVPIYKRRD is encoded by the coding sequence ATGGAAATTCAGGAAAACTTCGTTAATAAAGTAGCACAAAGCGGACTGGTAACCCTCGATCCGGCCGACTTTTACCCTACGGGAGAACGTGTGATCTACGATATAAAAAACAACCTGTTTATGGAACTCATTTTGAAAGAAAAAGATTTCAGAGAGTTTGTAAAAGGACACGATTGGTCACAGTATAGCGGCAAAAACGTAGGAATTACCTGTACTGCCGATGCCATTGTACCGGCTTGGGCTTACATGCTGTTGGCTAACCGTATGGCGCCATACGCCAAAGAAATAGTTTTTGGTGATGCCGACGTACTGGAAACTGTATTGTTTGAAAAAGAGATGGCTAAAGCCGATTTTGAGCAATACCGCGATCAGCGCATTGTACTAAAAGGTTGTGGCGACATACCGGTGCCAACATCGGCCTATGTGGAGTTAACCAAACGCCTCACGCCTGTGGCTAAAAGCTTAATGTTTGGAGAGCCTTGCTCAACCGTGCCTATTTATAAGCGTAGGGATTAA
- a CDS encoding peptidylprolyl isomerase, with protein MSFLRERMGTILVVVIGLALFAFIAGEVITYGRSFMSGDRNTLGEVAGEKIAYEQYMDKVKQNTEMFMQQSGQTSLTPQITDYVQENSWNQAVSQIILKKELEKLGIVVGTDETQSMISGKNVSPQIAQYFTDQKTGQLNREALNNFLKQMQTAKPNDPMTQQWSNLVASLIEGKRSEKYFSLVHNGLYVNSLEATDSYEAKNKLAKFTYVELAYSTIADNKVTISDDDYQTYYNEHKGQFKNPQELRSLEFVSFNASPSKEDTAAIKSQVEKLAADFKASTNDSLFVQINSETKAPLAYQKKGQLDPQLDSVMFTAAPGFVYGPYVSNGSYKLAKLVDSRVGPDSVTARHILISAATAGGIDKAKAKADSLKKLIEGGRPFAELAKNFSEDKQSGEKGGDVGTFGRGAMVPQFEEAAFNGKPGDLKVVESQFGIHLINVLSQKGSSKVVKVATVDKPLVASNKTQSAAYSKAQAFLGNVSGSNFAEEAKKEKLSIRNAEDVAGTASTIPGVESARELVKWAFNKAEKGDVVDQVYTLGDQYIVARVTKIKPAGTLALEDVKDMIKPEVLIQVKAKQFSSKLQSALNGSSSIAQVAQKAGVQAIPVENIVFANPVIPGLSLEYKVIGTVFGMQPNKISKPIEGAHGVYVVSLNSFQNPAPLTNNIREKQQLSQTLLQQADNRLFDALKDKANVKDYRFKFL; from the coding sequence ATGAGTTTTTTGCGCGAGCGCATGGGCACGATTTTAGTCGTGGTTATTGGCTTGGCGCTGTTTGCCTTTATTGCAGGTGAAGTAATTACGTACGGCCGTTCGTTCATGAGTGGCGACCGCAATACATTGGGCGAGGTTGCAGGCGAAAAAATTGCCTATGAGCAATATATGGACAAGGTGAAACAAAACACCGAAATGTTCATGCAGCAATCTGGTCAAACCAGTTTAACTCCTCAAATTACTGATTACGTTCAGGAAAATTCGTGGAACCAGGCGGTTAGTCAAATCATCCTTAAAAAAGAGCTGGAAAAATTAGGCATAGTTGTGGGTACTGATGAAACCCAGTCAATGATCAGCGGTAAAAATGTTAGTCCGCAAATTGCACAATACTTTACCGATCAAAAAACCGGGCAGTTAAACCGCGAAGCGCTGAATAACTTTTTAAAGCAAATGCAAACTGCAAAGCCTAACGATCCCATGACCCAGCAATGGAGCAACCTGGTGGCTTCGTTAATTGAAGGCAAACGCAGCGAAAAATATTTTTCGTTAGTACATAACGGTTTATACGTAAACTCTTTGGAGGCTACCGATAGCTACGAGGCAAAAAACAAGCTGGCTAAATTTACTTACGTTGAATTAGCATACAGCACCATTGCCGATAATAAAGTAACCATCAGCGATGATGATTACCAAACTTATTACAACGAGCACAAAGGCCAGTTTAAAAACCCTCAGGAATTACGCAGCCTTGAATTTGTAAGCTTTAATGCTTCACCTTCAAAAGAAGATACTGCTGCTATCAAATCTCAGGTTGAAAAATTAGCTGCCGATTTTAAAGCGAGCACTAATGATTCACTTTTTGTTCAAATCAACTCTGAAACCAAAGCTCCTTTGGCTTACCAGAAGAAAGGTCAGTTAGACCCTCAGCTGGATTCGGTTATGTTTACCGCAGCTCCGGGTTTTGTTTACGGTCCTTATGTATCAAACGGTAGCTACAAATTGGCAAAACTGGTTGACAGCCGCGTAGGTCCTGATTCGGTTACTGCTCGTCACATCCTTATCAGCGCAGCTACTGCAGGTGGTATCGATAAAGCAAAAGCTAAAGCCGACTCGTTAAAGAAACTGATCGAAGGTGGCCGTCCGTTTGCCGAACTGGCTAAAAACTTCTCAGAAGATAAACAATCAGGCGAAAAAGGTGGCGACGTAGGTACTTTTGGCCGTGGCGCTATGGTTCCTCAGTTTGAAGAAGCAGCTTTTAACGGCAAGCCGGGTGATTTAAAAGTTGTTGAATCACAATTCGGTATTCACCTGATCAATGTATTGAGCCAAAAAGGTTCTTCAAAAGTAGTTAAAGTGGCTACTGTTGATAAACCACTGGTTGCAAGTAATAAAACACAGTCAGCAGCTTACAGCAAAGCTCAGGCATTTTTAGGAAATGTGTCTGGAAGTAATTTTGCTGAAGAGGCTAAAAAAGAGAAACTGTCAATTCGTAATGCTGAAGATGTAGCAGGTACTGCTTCAACAATTCCAGGTGTTGAAAGTGCTCGCGAACTCGTAAAATGGGCATTTAACAAGGCCGAGAAAGGTGACGTAGTTGATCAGGTTTATACCCTGGGCGACCAATACATTGTGGCTCGGGTAACTAAAATTAAACCTGCAGGTACTTTAGCTTTAGAGGATGTTAAGGACATGATTAAGCCAGAAGTATTGATCCAGGTAAAAGCTAAACAATTTAGCAGCAAATTGCAGTCGGCCTTAAACGGTTCTTCGAGCATTGCACAGGTTGCACAAAAAGCAGGTGTACAAGCCATACCGGTTGAAAACATTGTGTTTGCTAACCCTGTGATTCCGGGCTTATCATTAGAGTACAAAGTTATAGGTACTGTATTTGGTATGCAGCCTAACAAAATATCAAAACCAATTGAAGGTGCGCATGGGGTGTACGTGGTATCGCTTAACAGCTTCCAAAACCCTGCGCCGCTTACCAATAACATTCGCGAAAAACAACAACTTTCGCAAACTTTGTTGCAACAGGCTGATAACCGTTTGTTTGATGCACTGAAAGATAAGGCTAATGTAAAAGATTACCGCTTTAAGTTCTTATAA
- a CDS encoding glycosyltransferase family 2 protein codes for MFKPKLSVITIVYNNVQHIKRTLQSVIHQTYANIEYIVVDGLSTDGTLDIIHQYGDKITTLISEKDKGIYDAMNKGLALAKGDYVIFMNSGDTFYAHDTVEQVFATAPDADIYYGETEMMNEAGNNLGQRRHKAPKQFRFKDFRYGMSISHQAIYIKRDLAQPYNRKYQLSADIDWILQAAKKAKKIVNVNRYVAKYLVGGMSKKKHRQSLMERFDIMREHYGLLPTLFNHAVIAFNLGWYWLLHRRTND; via the coding sequence ATGTTTAAGCCCAAACTGAGCGTAATTACCATTGTGTACAACAACGTGCAGCATATTAAGCGCACGCTTCAGTCGGTAATTCATCAAACGTACGCTAACATCGAATACATTGTGGTAGATGGGCTTTCAACCGATGGTACGCTCGATATTATTCATCAGTATGGCGACAAAATTACCACGCTCATCAGCGAAAAAGATAAAGGCATTTATGACGCCATGAACAAAGGCCTGGCGCTTGCCAAGGGCGATTATGTGATATTCATGAACTCCGGCGATACTTTTTACGCACACGATACTGTTGAGCAGGTTTTTGCTACGGCACCCGATGCCGATATTTATTATGGCGAAACCGAAATGATGAACGAGGCAGGTAACAACTTAGGCCAACGCCGTCACAAAGCCCCCAAACAGTTTCGGTTTAAAGATTTTAGGTATGGCATGAGCATTAGCCATCAGGCTATTTACATAAAACGTGACTTGGCGCAACCTTATAACCGCAAATACCAGTTAAGCGCCGATATTGACTGGATATTGCAGGCCGCCAAAAAGGCTAAGAAGATAGTTAACGTTAACCGCTACGTGGCTAAATACCTGGTAGGGGGCATGTCGAAAAAGAAGCACCGCCAAAGTTTGATGGAACGGTTTGATATTATGCGTGAGCATTACGGGCTGCTACCCACATTATTTAACCACGCCGTTATTGCTTTTAACCTGGGTTGGTACTGGCTGCTGCATCGCCGTACAAATGATTAA
- the lptC gene encoding LPS export ABC transporter periplasmic protein LptC: MLAALAGILCLSACENDLKAIQKISAQEVSKPISTTTGLDVITSDSAVIKMHLTSPLLIEYLDKHFQEMPKGLKIISYDSKGKEEGEITADYGIQRENENIIELRRNVVCKNSQGETFKSDELIWDKGKRTIYSNKPVQISFSDGTILYGTGADSNESMYPWTIKNTTGQIPVNQNFGQ; this comes from the coding sequence ATGCTGGCCGCTTTGGCCGGCATATTGTGTTTAAGCGCCTGCGAAAACGATTTAAAAGCCATTCAAAAAATATCGGCACAAGAAGTTAGCAAGCCTATAAGTACCACCACCGGCCTTGATGTAATTACCAGTGATTCGGCCGTGATAAAAATGCATCTCACCAGTCCGCTGTTAATTGAATATCTGGATAAGCACTTTCAGGAAATGCCTAAAGGACTTAAGATAATTTCATATGACAGTAAGGGCAAAGAAGAAGGAGAGATCACTGCTGATTACGGTATTCAGCGCGAAAATGAAAATATTATTGAGCTGCGCAGAAATGTAGTTTGTAAAAACTCACAGGGCGAAACCTTTAAATCTGATGAGTTGATCTGGGATAAAGGTAAAAGGACGATATACTCCAATAAGCCGGTTCAAATAAGCTTTTCAGACGGTACAATTTTATACGGAACAGGTGCCGATAGTAACGAAAGTATGTACCCCTGGACCATCAAAAATACCACCGGACAAATACCAGTCAATCAAAACTTTGGGCAGTAA